Proteins from a single region of Deltaproteobacteria bacterium:
- a CDS encoding DUF3313 domain-containing protein gives MRRRLVVTFLFLAVVAGCSARRGPAPREVSGFLDDYSLLRAGAPGEVALVSRNPKADWASYDKVLLEPITLWRSGRKSLDAVPEQDLLRLVDGLESPVRRRLGEGFRLVEEPGPGVMRIRLGITEARASDPILDVLRARGGAATGPASGALHPETRRFIEAAAIEGQIRDARSNELLAAGVASVSPDPTNWT, from the coding sequence ATGCGCCGGCGCCTGGTTGTGACTTTCCTCTTCCTCGCCGTCGTCGCGGGCTGTAGTGCGCGCCGGGGGCCGGCCCCGCGAGAGGTATCAGGCTTCCTCGACGACTACTCGCTCCTTCGCGCCGGCGCCCCGGGCGAGGTCGCGCTCGTGTCCCGGAACCCGAAGGCCGACTGGGCGTCGTACGACAAGGTATTGCTCGAGCCAATCACCCTCTGGCGGAGCGGGCGAAAGTCCCTGGACGCGGTGCCCGAGCAGGACCTGCTCAGGTTGGTCGATGGTCTGGAGAGCCCGGTCCGCCGGCGGCTCGGCGAGGGATTCCGACTCGTCGAGGAGCCCGGGCCCGGCGTGATGCGCATCCGGCTCGGCATCACGGAGGCCCGAGCGTCCGACCCGATCCTGGACGTGCTGCGGGCGCGTGGCGGTGCGGCGACTGGTCCGGCCAGTGGCGCGCTTCACCCGGAGACACGCCGCTTCATCGAGGCGGCCGCGATCGAGGGTCAGATCCGTGACGCCCGGAGCAACGAGCTCTTGGCGGCCGGCGTGGCGTCGGTCAGCCCGGATCCCACGAACTGGACTTGA